One window of Akkermansia biwaensis genomic DNA carries:
- a CDS encoding GDSL-type esterase/lipase family protein, whose amino-acid sequence MKKLIILLWICMWYALIPAYGASPVRIACLGDSITAGMLVRKEDCWVSRVAKALGKKAEVGNFGVSARCLLFKGDRPITREKAYRDALAFKPGMLLIGLGTNDSKEVNWKHKTDFADNYKEVIAEFRKENPRLKVYCLLPIPSQEAREGGISRERISREVIPLIRQVAKSTNSKVIDLNKVMKDKEGLLVDGVHPNAEGHALMAEHILLVLKGKAAE is encoded by the coding sequence ATGAAAAAGTTGATCATTTTATTATGGATTTGCATGTGGTACGCGCTGATTCCGGCATATGGCGCGTCTCCGGTCCGGATTGCGTGCCTGGGGGACAGCATTACCGCCGGAATGCTGGTCAGGAAGGAGGATTGCTGGGTGTCGCGCGTGGCCAAAGCTTTGGGCAAGAAGGCGGAAGTCGGAAATTTTGGCGTGTCCGCCCGCTGCCTGCTGTTCAAGGGCGACCGGCCCATCACGCGGGAAAAGGCTTACCGTGACGCTCTGGCATTCAAACCCGGCATGTTGCTGATCGGTCTGGGAACCAATGACAGCAAGGAAGTGAATTGGAAGCACAAGACCGATTTTGCGGACAATTACAAGGAGGTGATCGCGGAGTTCAGGAAGGAAAATCCCAGGTTGAAGGTGTATTGCCTGCTACCCATCCCGTCCCAGGAGGCCCGGGAAGGCGGCATCAGCAGGGAGCGCATTTCCAGGGAAGTCATTCCGCTTATCCGGCAAGTGGCCAAAAGCACCAATTCCAAGGTGATCGACCTCAACAAGGTCATGAAGGACAAGGAGGGCCTGCTGGTGGACGGCGTACACCCCAACGCGGAGGGGCACGCCCTCATGGCGGAACACATTCTCCTGGTTCTCAAGGGGAAGGCCGCGGAATAG
- a CDS encoding heavy metal translocating P-type ATPase, protein MEEKNYLVSGMHCAGCAAKVERAVGELQGVESVELNLLTGRMTVVFREHGSPARGRMAEVVEKAGFQLADWVDGTPSGKDEEEKAEDAGGARLVWSVLLLLPLMYLSMGPMWSWPAPSGEWGIWANLWGQCILAALILWLNRRYLVNGVRQLATLSPNMDSLIAIGSGSAFLYGLFLLCGGMLRGGRVDTMELYFESAAMIVTLISLGKYLERRSYRKTNAAVKGLVNLIPQEALVWHDGEERAVPLNELQVDDLIVVKTGQRVPVDGVITEGQAALDESDLTGESMPVDKSAGDRVISGTFNRAGYLKVRAERVGGDSTLARMIRLVEQAGQSKAPIARLADRVCYFFVPAVIAIALAVFGIWLAAGEGFSFALARAIAVLVISCPCVLGLATPIAIMVGTGRGARLGILCKSAGALEALSRVDTVVFDKTGTLTVGEPRVVAVLPEHGMNADELMEVAAALEQGSEHPVGKAVYEHARMLELPVRPVADLSIVPGRGIAGTVDGVPYVIGNLAFMQEKGISWEQEQGRFREFMRQGASPLYVGREGRPAGAIMVADSLKPDSLSAVDNLKRMHMRVVMLTGDNAATARHMAEELHIDEVVSDVLPDEKASHIMKMEKAGARVAMVGDGVNDAPALACAQVGISLKSGTDLAMESSDIVLMKNHPRGVAEALQLGRATLHIIRQNLFWAFFYNTIGIPLAAGALYPAFGITLNPMIAAAAMSLSSLCVVFNSLRLRTFKPHLEK, encoded by the coding sequence ATGGAAGAAAAGAATTATCTGGTTTCCGGCATGCATTGCGCCGGCTGTGCCGCCAAAGTAGAACGGGCCGTGGGAGAGTTGCAGGGAGTGGAGAGCGTGGAGTTGAATTTGCTGACAGGCCGCATGACCGTCGTTTTCCGGGAGCATGGTTCTCCCGCCAGGGGCCGCATGGCGGAGGTGGTGGAAAAAGCCGGATTCCAGTTGGCGGACTGGGTGGACGGAACACCTTCCGGCAAGGATGAAGAGGAAAAGGCGGAAGATGCCGGAGGCGCCCGGCTTGTGTGGTCCGTCTTGCTGCTGCTGCCTTTGATGTATTTGTCCATGGGGCCCATGTGGAGCTGGCCGGCGCCTTCCGGAGAGTGGGGGATTTGGGCGAATTTGTGGGGGCAGTGTATCCTGGCGGCCCTGATTTTGTGGCTGAACAGGCGTTACCTGGTCAACGGCGTGCGCCAGTTGGCCACCCTGTCTCCCAATATGGATTCCCTGATCGCCATCGGTTCCGGTTCCGCCTTTCTGTATGGCCTGTTTCTGCTGTGCGGCGGAATGCTGCGGGGCGGGAGAGTGGATACCATGGAGCTGTATTTTGAATCCGCCGCCATGATCGTCACCCTGATTTCCCTGGGAAAGTATCTGGAGCGCCGTTCCTACCGGAAGACGAACGCCGCCGTGAAAGGGCTGGTGAATTTGATTCCCCAGGAAGCCCTGGTCTGGCATGACGGGGAGGAACGGGCCGTGCCCCTGAATGAACTCCAGGTGGACGACCTGATTGTGGTGAAGACCGGACAGAGGGTTCCGGTGGACGGCGTGATTACGGAGGGCCAGGCCGCTCTGGACGAGTCCGACCTGACGGGCGAAAGCATGCCCGTGGACAAGAGCGCCGGGGACAGGGTGATCAGCGGCACGTTCAACCGCGCCGGGTATCTCAAGGTCCGCGCCGAACGGGTGGGCGGGGATTCCACGCTGGCCCGCATGATCCGCCTGGTGGAGCAGGCCGGACAGTCCAAGGCTCCCATTGCGCGGCTGGCGGACCGGGTGTGTTATTTTTTCGTACCCGCAGTGATTGCGATTGCCCTTGCGGTGTTTGGCATCTGGCTGGCTGCCGGGGAGGGCTTTTCCTTTGCCCTTGCCAGGGCGATTGCCGTGCTGGTGATTTCCTGTCCCTGCGTTCTCGGCCTGGCCACACCCATTGCGATCATGGTAGGCACGGGCAGGGGGGCGCGCCTGGGTATCCTGTGCAAGTCCGCCGGCGCGCTGGAGGCTCTGAGCCGCGTGGATACCGTAGTGTTTGACAAGACGGGGACCCTGACTGTCGGAGAACCGCGTGTGGTGGCCGTCCTGCCGGAGCACGGCATGAATGCGGATGAATTGATGGAAGTGGCGGCCGCCCTGGAGCAGGGATCGGAGCATCCGGTAGGAAAGGCCGTTTACGAGCACGCCAGAATGCTGGAACTGCCGGTACGGCCCGTGGCGGACCTGTCCATCGTGCCCGGCCGCGGGATTGCGGGAACGGTGGACGGAGTGCCGTACGTCATCGGCAACCTGGCGTTTATGCAGGAGAAAGGGATTTCATGGGAGCAGGAACAGGGGAGGTTCAGGGAGTTCATGAGGCAGGGCGCTTCTCCCCTTTACGTGGGACGCGAAGGACGCCCCGCCGGGGCGATCATGGTGGCGGATTCCCTGAAGCCGGACAGCCTTTCCGCCGTGGACAATTTGAAGAGAATGCACATGCGCGTGGTGATGCTGACAGGGGACAATGCCGCTACGGCGCGGCATATGGCGGAAGAACTGCATATTGACGAAGTGGTTTCCGACGTGCTGCCGGATGAAAAGGCCTCCCACATCATGAAGATGGAGAAGGCGGGGGCCAGGGTGGCGATGGTCGGAGACGGTGTGAACGACGCGCCCGCCCTGGCATGCGCCCAGGTGGGCATTTCCCTGAAGTCCGGGACGGACCTGGCGATGGAGTCTTCCGACATCGTGCTGATGAAGAACCATCCGCGCGGGGTGGCGGAGGCCCTGCAACTGGGGCGTGCCACGCTTCACATTATCAGGCAGAATTTGTTCTGGGCGTTTTTCTATAATACGATCGGCATTCCCCTGGCTGCCGGAGCCCTGTACCCGGCTTTCGGCATTACATTGAATCCGATGATAGCCGCGGCGGCCATGAGCCTGAGTTCCCTGTGCGTGGTGTTCAATTCCCTGAGGCTGCGCACATTTAAGCCCCATCTGGAGAAGTAA
- a CDS encoding glycoside hydrolase family 16 protein, translated as MKTASLFRPLACAALLAVPVHAQLYSLHGDGVKKADRVVEKADYSDYELVWNDEFDKDGRPDPAKWNYENGFVRNKEAQWYQPENAYCKDGMLIIEGRKEKRPNPRYNPEGKDWRTTRKEAEYTSASLTTQGKFSWQYGRFEIRARFSPREGMWPAFWTLGVREGWPRCGEIDIMEYYQSTYLANLCWGSAKKHVGKWSSTYTPLKWLREKDPQWDSRFHVFRMDWDEKEVRLYADDILLNKTSLDNTINAVYKEVANPFRQPHFIILNLALGATGGDLNKLPLPQKYEIDYVRIYQKKDSPHKGTIPYQPEKKPEARIE; from the coding sequence ATGAAAACCGCCTCCCTTTTCCGGCCCCTGGCCTGCGCCGCACTTCTGGCCGTTCCCGTTCATGCCCAGCTCTACTCACTTCACGGGGACGGTGTCAAAAAAGCTGACAGAGTCGTGGAAAAGGCGGACTATTCCGATTATGAACTTGTCTGGAATGACGAATTTGACAAGGACGGCCGTCCCGACCCCGCCAAATGGAACTATGAAAACGGATTCGTCCGCAACAAGGAAGCCCAGTGGTACCAGCCGGAAAACGCCTACTGCAAGGACGGCATGCTGATCATTGAAGGCAGGAAGGAAAAGCGTCCCAATCCCCGCTACAACCCGGAAGGAAAAGACTGGCGCACCACCAGGAAGGAAGCGGAATATACATCCGCCTCATTGACGACGCAGGGCAAATTCTCCTGGCAGTACGGACGTTTTGAAATCCGCGCCAGATTCAGCCCGCGGGAGGGCATGTGGCCTGCGTTCTGGACCCTGGGGGTCAGGGAAGGCTGGCCCAGGTGCGGAGAAATAGACATCATGGAATACTACCAGTCCACGTATCTGGCCAACCTCTGCTGGGGGTCCGCCAAAAAACACGTGGGCAAATGGAGCTCTACCTACACGCCCCTGAAATGGCTGCGGGAAAAAGACCCGCAGTGGGATTCCCGCTTCCATGTCTTCCGCATGGACTGGGATGAAAAGGAAGTGCGCCTGTACGCGGACGACATCCTGCTGAACAAGACCTCCCTGGATAACACGATCAACGCCGTTTACAAGGAAGTCGCCAATCCCTTCCGGCAGCCCCACTTCATCATCCTGAACCTGGCTCTGGGAGCCACCGGAGGCGACCTGAACAAGCTCCCTCTGCCCCAGAAATATGAAATAGACTACGTCCGCATTTACCAGAAAAAGGATTCTCCTCACAAGGGAACCATTCCGTACCAGCCGGAAAAGAAGCCGGAGGCCCGGATAGAATGA